The region GCGGCGTCGGTCCTGCGCAACGCCCGCCAGTTCCTCACCGCACTGGTCGCCGTGGCCGGGCTGGCGTTGCTGTCCCCGCTGATCGCAGCCGTCGTCGCGCCGATGGTGGCGCTCGCCGTGCTGGGGTTCCTGCGGGTGTTGCGGACGCTGGTCGCCAGGCAGCGCGAGGTCGTGCTCACCGGTGAGCTGGTCACCCGCGAGGCCGAACCGGTCATCGACGCGATCCGCGACGTCGTCGCATGCGGCGCGCAGGGCCGGGCCGCCACGTCGGTGGCCGCCGCGGTCCACCAGAACGCGCGGGCGGCCCGTGCGTATGCGCTGACCCGGGTCGCCCGGGTGCTGGTCCTGGCGGTCGGCGTGCACCTGCCGCTGTTGACGCTCCTGCTGCTGTCGCCGTGGCTGGTCGCACGCGGTTCGGCCACCGCGGGCGTCGTCGCAGGCGCGGTCGTGTACCTGGCGCACCAGCTCGACCCGGCCATGCGGTTCCTGGTGAACGCGGGCAGCACGTGGCTGGTGGCGCTGGGCGTCGCGCTGGGGCGGCTGGCCGAGGTCACCCGGCGCGACCCCGTCCACCCGGAGACCGGCGGGGCGCTGCCGGTCCTGGCTCGCGACATCCGCGTCGAGGGCCTGCGGTTCGCCTACTCGCCCCACGCCGCCCCGGTCGTCGACGGCGTGGACTTCACCATCGCGCACGGCACTCACCTGGCGGTGGTAGGACCCAGCGGTGTCGGCAAGTCCACCCTGGCCGACCTGATCACCGGCATCACGCGCCCGCAGGGCGGCCGGGTGCTGCTGGGCGGTGTCGACATCGCCGAGGTGGCCGACGTGGTCCTGCGGCGCGAGATCGCACTCATCCCGCAGGAGGCCTACGTCTTCGCCGGCACGGTCCGGGACAACCTGACCGTGCTCAACCCGGACGCGACGCGGGAGGAAATGGAGCTTGCAGCGCACGCGGTCGGGGCCACCGCGCTGATCGACCGGCTCGGCGGCTGGGACGCCGAGATCAGACCGGGCGCCGACGCGCTGTCGGCAGGCGAGCGCCAGCTCATCGCGCTGACGCGGGTGTGGTTGTCGCCGGCACGCGTCGTCGTACTCGACGAGGCGACCTGCCACCTGGACCCCGAGGCCGAGGCGAGGGCCGAGGCCGCCTTCCAGCGCCGCGGCGGGACGCTGATCGTGCTCGCGCACCGCATCAGCTCGGCGATGAGGGCGCAGCGGATCATGGTGATGGACGGCGAGACCGCCGTCGTCGGCACGCACGAGGAGCTCCTGGAAACAAGCACGCTCTACGCGGACCTGGTCGGGTACTGGCGCGGCGCGACCGTACCGGCTCCCCGCAACGAATCGTCCACACCGGACGGAACAGCGGCAGGCGCGGTACGTCCCTGAGGATTTGTTCTCGGCCGTTGAATCCGCGCAGGCACTTGGCCCATGACCACAATTGCTGCGGGCCTGAGTTCCTGTCCTTGATCTTAGCCCACCCCAACCGGCACCGCCGCGGGTTCTCAGGCGTCCTCTGGCGAGGACAGCGTTTCGCGGCGTATAGGTAGGCATACGTGAGAAAAAGATCCTGGAGCCGGAGGACGCCTGAGGTTTCCGCCACCAGCACCGCCACGCAAAGTGAACTCAGGGAAGCCTTCGAGATTCCTACGCTCGGAGGTTGGGCTGATCTATCACCCACAGAGCTCCCGTCGGGCTGGCGCCTGGCGACCTCCGCGGTCGTCACTCCGCGCGCCAGCTTGGTCGCGGTGAGGGCGATTTCCCCGTTGCGCAGCACGGGAAGCGGCTCGCCCGGCGTGAACACCGGCCGGTCGACGAGGAGCTGTTCGTAGACCTCCCTGATCTGTTCGCTGCCCCGCACCACCTGGCCCGGCCGGAACGCCAGCACCGCGTCCGGCTCGTAGAGCTCCACGAGGCCTTCCACGTCACCGGCGTTGGCGCGTTCCACGAACAGCCGCGCGAGGTCTTCGGGGCGGGCGGCGCGTTCCCGCTCGATCATGCCGATCGCCCCCGCGTGCCTGTGCCGGGCGAGGGCGGCGTTCGGCGGAGGGCCGGACCTGCCTGGCCGGGCCCTCCGCCGAACGATTCCGGTGAACGCGGTCGCATCAGCTCGCACGTTCGCTGGTCCGGGGGGCTACGCCCGCGCCCGGTGGAAGATCAGCCGGTAGATGATGAGCAGGATCAGCGATCCGACGACCGCCCACACGAAGCTCATCACGTTGAAGCCCGACACACCTCCGCCGCTCACGGCCGATCCCAGCCAGCCGCCGAGCAGTCCGCCGAGCACACCGATGATGATCGTCACGATGATCCCGCCCGGATCCTTTCCCGGCATGATGAACTTGGCGATCGCGCCGGCGATCAGCCCGAAAACAATCCAACTCAGGATGCCCACCGGATTGCTCCCTTCGGCCTCGAAATCCCTCTTGGCCCATGGGTGCCCTCCGACGGGCGCAATCACACATTCCCCTCACGACGCCGTCCCCCGCGAACCCGATCCGGCGCCCGAGCCGGGCTCCCGGCGTAACCGAACCAGTAGCGTGACCAGCGGCGATGCCGGAGTGCACCGCTCGGGCCGCTGCCACGGCGGGGCGGAGATCACACTCGCGGCGGCGTTGGGAACACCCGGTCGACCACCGCGCGGCGCCGGTCCGCGGTCACGGCTTGCGCGGCTTGGCGGTCACCAGCGCGGCGTCCAGCGGCAGCGGGCGTACCGGTCCGAGTTCGAAGCCGGCCTTCTCCAGCAGCACCCGGTACTCCTGCTCGCCGCGCTCGCGGCCGTTGCCCATCACCGCCAGCATGTGCAGGTTGTAGCCCAGCGCCAGGGACGGTTCGGTCCCCTCCGGGAGCACGCGCTCGACGATCAGCAGCGTGGCGTCCTCGCCCATCGCCTCCCGGCAGCTCGCCAGGATGCGCACGCACGCCTCGTCGTCGAAGCCGTGCAGGATCCGCGAGAGCAGGTAGACGTCGCCGCCCCGCGGGACCGAGTCGAAGAAGTCGCCCGCAACCAGCTCCACCCGCTCGTCGGCTGCGACACCGCCCGCCCGGCGGACCTCCTCGATGACGTGCGGCGCGTCGTAGAGCACGCCGCGCAGCGTGGGGTGGGCGCGCAGGACCTCGGCCAGCAGTTGGCCGTGCCCGCCCGCGACGTCGACGACCTTGCGCGCCGCGGAGAAGTCGAACGCACCGGGCACGTCGGAGAAGAACGCCGTGCCCGCGACCATGGCCCGGTCGTAGGACAGCGAGGTCCGCGGGTTGCCGCTGAGGTAGGCGAACAGCTCGTCGCCGAAGACGTGGCCGAACGCCGACTTCCCGGTCGTCACCGAGTGGTGCAGGTCGCCCCACGCGCGGTAGAACTCCTCGCCGTAGAGCAGCGCGACGTTGCGCAGCGGCTTGTCCGCGTCCGAGCGCAGCAACTCGCCGGTCTCGGTCAGCGCATAGCCCTGCTGGTCGTCGCCCACCAGCACACCGGCGCCGACCAGGAAGCGCAGCAGGCGGCCCAGGGCGTCGGCGTCCACGTCGAGCTCGGTGGCCAGGGCCGCGCTCGTGGACCGGGTGCCCGCCAGCCGGTCGGCGATGCCGAGCCGGGCGGCGACGTAGACCGCCTGGGTGTTCCAGTAGCCGGTCATCAGCTCCATCAGCCGGCGTGCCGGGTCGACGGTGTTGGGCATGGCATGTCTCCTTGTCGAGGTGTTGGTTCCCCGGACGCGGGGCCCATCCGGATCCCGTGAGTCCGTTGGGTTGCTATGACGACCCGAAAGGCTCACGGGTCGGTTCGGGAGTTCAGAGCGCGAGCGGCTCGGCGAGGGCGGACAGCCACTCGCTCCATTCACCGGCTCGCGAAGGAGGTCCAGGCTCGACCGCGGTACCGACCCACGAGACGACCGGCCTGATGCCGTGCAGCGCGTTGACGAACCACGCTTCGCGCCCGGCGAGCCCGGACAGGTCGCACTCGCGGTACTCGATCGGCACGCCCAGGTCGGCGGCGCGGTCGACGACGAGTCCCGCGGTGACGCTGTCGAGCACGGGAAGCGACGGCGACGGCAGGCAGAGCACGTCGTCCTCCCACCACAGCAGCGCCGAGGTCGCGCCCTCCACCACGGTTCCCGCGGCGGTGGTCAGCAGCGCCTCGTCGGCACCCGCGTCGACGGCGCGAGCGCGTGCACGGCCCAGCCACGGCAGGTCCGGACCCTTCGTGCGCGGCGCGCGTCGCTCGTCGGGACCGTCCAGCGGCCATACCCGGATCCGCGTGCCGAGCGGCGGTGCGGGACGGACGCGCAGCCGAAGGCTCGGCTCCGGTCCCGCGGTGACCAGCTCAACCCGGGGGAACCAGTCGCCCTGGCGCGGTAGCGCCGCCACGACGGCGTGCCAGAACTCGCCGAACTCCTCCGGCCCCACGTGCTCGGCGAACGCCGTGCCGAAGCGCGCGCGGTGCCGGTCCAGCGCCCGCACCCGGCCGCTGGTCACCAGCCAGGAGTCAGCGGCCCGCATCGGAGCGTCCTCGACGGGCCCGGCGAGCAGTCCTTCCCGCCGGTCCCACACGTAGGACTCGGCGGCGGGTTTCGGAACCGAGCAGCCCACGTCAGTACCTTCCCGCATGCGGTCTGGGCGTCTTCGGCCCGTAGGTCGCCTGCTCCAGCCATTCGCCGAACGCCGGGACCACCGGTGAGAGCGCGGCGGCGGCGCGCTGGCGCAGCCGGGTGA is a window of Saccharopolyspora erythraea NRRL 2338 DNA encoding:
- a CDS encoding methyltransferase — its product is MPNTVDPARRLMELMTGYWNTQAVYVAARLGIADRLAGTRSTSAALATELDVDADALGRLLRFLVGAGVLVGDDQQGYALTETGELLRSDADKPLRNVALLYGEEFYRAWGDLHHSVTTGKSAFGHVFGDELFAYLSGNPRTSLSYDRAMVAGTAFFSDVPGAFDFSAARKVVDVAGGHGQLLAEVLRAHPTLRGVLYDAPHVIEEVRRAGGVAADERVELVAGDFFDSVPRGGDVYLLSRILHGFDDEACVRILASCREAMGEDATLLIVERVLPEGTEPSLALGYNLHMLAVMGNGRERGEQEYRVLLEKAGFELGPVRPLPLDAALVTAKPRKP
- a CDS encoding GlsB/YeaQ/YmgE family stress response membrane protein, whose amino-acid sequence is MGILSWIVFGLIAGAIAKFIMPGKDPGGIIVTIIIGVLGGLLGGWLGSAVSGGGVSGFNVMSFVWAVVGSLILLIIYRLIFHRARA
- a CDS encoding aminotransferase class IV → MREGTDVGCSVPKPAAESYVWDRREGLLAGPVEDAPMRAADSWLVTSGRVRALDRHRARFGTAFAEHVGPEEFGEFWHAVVAALPRQGDWFPRVELVTAGPEPSLRLRVRPAPPLGTRIRVWPLDGPDERRAPRTKGPDLPWLGRARARAVDAGADEALLTTAAGTVVEGATSALLWWEDDVLCLPSPSLPVLDSVTAGLVVDRAADLGVPIEYRECDLSGLAGREAWFVNALHGIRPVVSWVGTAVEPGPPSRAGEWSEWLSALAEPLAL
- a CDS encoding ABC transporter ATP-binding protein: MAEPSSVQAGYELLRKRLRANRYAMRKLITWSALEAAPPLVSGLLVAAAIDRGFLAGRPDLGLVWLSALAAVHCLAAVATRRVYPWLAEIVEPLRDYLVTALVTATVRRAVAQLEPLDGASVAQATDQVDSVRNLAASVLRNARQFLTALVAVAGLALLSPLIAAVVAPMVALAVLGFLRVLRTLVARQREVVLTGELVTREAEPVIDAIRDVVACGAQGRAATSVAAAVHQNARAARAYALTRVARVLVLAVGVHLPLLTLLLLSPWLVARGSATAGVVAGAVVYLAHQLDPAMRFLVNAGSTWLVALGVALGRLAEVTRRDPVHPETGGALPVLARDIRVEGLRFAYSPHAAPVVDGVDFTIAHGTHLAVVGPSGVGKSTLADLITGITRPQGGRVLLGGVDIAEVADVVLRREIALIPQEAYVFAGTVRDNLTVLNPDATREEMELAAHAVGATALIDRLGGWDAEIRPGADALSAGERQLIALTRVWLSPARVVVLDEATCHLDPEAEARAEAAFQRRGGTLIVLAHRISSAMRAQRIMVMDGETAVVGTHEELLETSTLYADLVGYWRGATVPAPRNESSTPDGTAAGAVRP